CCTGCATAAGCCCGTTGTCGTTCAGGGGGAAATCTATGCAGCCGCGGATGCGCCTTTCTTTGTTGCCGGCGCACTCGCCGTGGCGAATCAGATATATGAATGTCTTGTCTCCGTCTTTGTTCAAAAGTTGTCACTCCCGCCGCGGCGGCGCGCGGATAAAAAAACAATGCGGCGCGTCTGCCGCAAAACATTTTTTTATTATACATCAAACACCGGCGAAGAAAACCGCGCAGCGCGCCGCGCGAAAAAAATTCCGGCGAGAAAATCCGCAAAAATTTTTTTGACCTGTATTGACAAAAGCCATTATGACGATTATTATTTACTTGTCGTTGGGGTGTTGGCACTCGATGTCATCGAGTGCTAACAAATAGAGGCAGACGATACGGAAGGTGAGGCGGAATGATCACGGAAAGACAGTTGGAAGTCGTCCTCTCCGTAGTGTACGAGTACATAAAGAGCGGCGAGACCGTCGGTTCGCGTACCGTTTCGCGCCGCTACCTCACGGGGCGCAGCTCCGCTACGATAAGGAACGAGATGTCCGACCTTGAGGACATGGGCTTCCTGACGCAGACCCACGCGTCCTCCGGACGCATCCCGACGACTCAGGGATACAGGCTCTACGTCGACTCGGTGCTCCAGCGCATGAGTAGCGCCGGCCCGTCTGTGAAGCTGTTGCAGAAAATGATGGAGCACAGGCAGGGGCTCGGCAAAATGCTGGAGCTGGCCTCCGAGATGCTGAGCCGCGTATCCGATTATGTCGGCATCGCCGCGATCACGCCGCTCGACACGGTACGCTTCCAGCATGTCAGCTTTGTCCGTCTCGGCGAGAGGCGCGTGCTGCTTCTTATCGTTTTGCAGGGCGGCCTCGTGCATCAGAAGTTCATCGACATGACGACGGACATGCCGCAGGAAGAGCTGGACAAGCTCGCGGCGGGCCTCAACCGCTATTCCGGCAGGCCGTGGAGCGAGATAAAAGCTTCGCTGAAGACCTCTCTGACCGCTGGACTCAACAGCTGCCGTGAGGCCTGCAGCAGGGCCCTTGCCGCGATAGACGGAATGCTCTGCGCGCCGAAGACGAGAATCTTCACCGGCTCGCTGAGTGGCATAATGAAGCTGCAGGATTTTCAGGATCTGGGTAAGATTCAGGCTCTCTGTTCCTTTATAGAAGAAGAAAGCAGCATGACGGCTCTCGTCAACCGCTGCTCTATGAACGAGATGAACGTGATGATAGGCAGAGAAAACGGCGTTCCGGGCATGGAAAGCTCGGCGCTTGTGGCCGCGACGGGCGAGGCCGGGGG
Above is a genomic segment from Synergistes jonesii containing:
- the hrcA gene encoding heat-inducible transcriptional repressor HrcA produces the protein MITERQLEVVLSVVYEYIKSGETVGSRTVSRRYLTGRSSATIRNEMSDLEDMGFLTQTHASSGRIPTTQGYRLYVDSVLQRMSSAGPSVKLLQKMMEHRQGLGKMLELASEMLSRVSDYVGIAAITPLDTVRFQHVSFVRLGERRVLLLIVLQGGLVHQKFIDMTTDMPQEELDKLAAGLNRYSGRPWSEIKASLKTSLTAGLNSCREACSRALAAIDGMLCAPKTRIFTGSLSGIMKLQDFQDLGKIQALCSFIEEESSMTALVNRCSMNEMNVMIGRENGVPGMESSALVAATGEAGGQKAVVGVIGPERMDYEKAISAIDGVLRELDSDQS